The following proteins come from a genomic window of Halorussus halophilus:
- a CDS encoding DEAD/DEAH box helicase produces MKDPTKRAEEIKEAYKSYLVGDLGLAAKNVQQRFEETDTDEPFVGSKGPYLQALEIPNWSDQTWETFAADLGIHPRIIDAFSSLGFERLYDFQERSAKTIADGENTLITAATGRGKTEAWLIPILDYILRAREGEIDDCDRESVKAMLIYPTKALAQDQLKRLIEYLYKINRHLPQRKRITVGIYDGDTPRDTSESGAEGYLRSSFKYFECPGYNEDLEKCRSCGKSLRVEPDQGRFTVKPEKPQCVDDVPLEFIHLTKQDVRHGDVDIVLTNPDTINLKAINANAPDEHETFIYEPDFLVFDEVHTYSGLFGSYTSMLVKRLRALREARFGEDDLQVIASSATVGNHDELFRKVSGVDTIEHVGENPRDLSYDSPESVPKELTDSRITEDGLVEMGRDTTVTPSAFGDETFVVDGHETYSNNELADAVSDRLFEFLARDQPGNSSVQVIQELYTSLREEPRTREALLTDIQTKYGVDEEQSQTLLHNFRVLGGFSGLLENRSHLFSWPMDGFYGCATCHAVYRSPRETCVECGGHFTTRSTYCNHCDEESLISWYCPQCDQLEPYMPTEHGKIEQDSRECQRCSSVRNEQVSMLRVTFRPYLECEQCGNVEKRGTIRDCPTCSSPSVRSDSQTALCTNPSCEREFSIADHCSNCGSKDRSLKTRQEQVDCTTCERSYDHAPSEGIECECGTNLQNTHLLPWVCRKEECDRLYFESELPQKCECGSRTFAQAGLYEVLRRNECQNCDTEALPGHSCNCSNPDLTTREVEPSNYQMFDPTGELRSPTDFRTGVPCYHSGTSYAISGRGQRYSELMRSPNNLAVTTSQYLLRSVAAEENFESAKILSFADSHKDMNELGRDFEDPETETILDQLIYDGVVSNYDSDSDSWVSLEAVLETANQRLDDLEETLSTVRDVSGGRVSLRAELKGRARRRWDPEEAIQDRLLRRTIPHTYSGRFDERDPPLVRDGVLDVRLADTTDLDEDERAVIRTLVAEGNGIGIDSLREKSGASNTTRAVDALAERAVLDYETEDNYVSFDPAVLEVTVAGTDDSLRYDPHDQTTYSTLEAAYGAIQDGCVPFETTFDDQRNVDHPRFNYRAYRIGYVPPMLLLSETYLGTTPKQKRRNIEYLFKEGKQPNFLSSGPTMEVGVDIGALDSLLLFGTPPNMNAYLQRVGRAGRRSKAALVHSVSQRNPIDYYYYEQPVDLIETSPKDVPLNEHNEEVLRVSLSWGILDFVAANFAINWDVQHEGHQTRVEGGDNFMRSWEDGQQYSKFTHLMVQENGTLQLETRNPKLQVITTVINDHEGEIRKHLKRLLEYDFCVSCGAKYDPDEKDRCTQDECTGRIESAFDEYGHLIDDAITNFSERFIDHYRNYTDDLHDTLDELSVRERNLNKDLRRAANDDEIAAIRSELESLRDRQQVIQDHLAEVRNDSYVDFLRGSRQSKYAFNMRNISTSVGLTLIGENYERRRLGDANGGREMRMAMNELHPGAAYLHNGDTYVVSRVDYDDYASETLEETIAATEDIDYDVEYVCPVCRASYNEPESSCENCDRDVAPKRRRLAVMDSVEAYREDLAISTDDGFSARDIYSEDNADVQSTYADRETSILSFDSEQEFILEDHEGNEVGTLRYGTLEVLVHATGYRARYTNGTVDPQESLFERCGVENCPGMIVRDEDSARCTVDSNHEPDGYENCSEFVRLGHQYTTEGLEVSLNSEISEHTFAHGLRVSLQYLGGVDVREVSESVEDEAVYVFDSQEGGAEISRILVEEDDGEYPQFNDAMELVKEHFDCDCESGCPLCVYQYGCDQWNDPQSLNPEEIHRLLTPETINLVR; encoded by the coding sequence ATGAAAGACCCAACCAAGCGTGCCGAGGAAATAAAAGAAGCATATAAATCGTATCTGGTCGGCGATTTGGGATTAGCTGCTAAAAACGTCCAGCAACGATTCGAAGAAACGGATACCGACGAGCCCTTCGTCGGATCGAAGGGTCCGTACCTCCAAGCACTTGAGATTCCGAACTGGAGCGATCAAACGTGGGAAACGTTTGCAGCAGACCTCGGCATCCATCCACGAATCATAGATGCGTTCTCGTCACTCGGATTCGAGCGGCTATACGACTTCCAAGAACGCAGTGCCAAGACAATAGCAGACGGAGAGAACACCCTGATTACCGCTGCAACTGGACGAGGTAAGACCGAAGCTTGGTTGATCCCAATTCTCGACTATATTCTTCGTGCTCGAGAAGGGGAAATCGACGATTGCGATAGAGAGAGCGTGAAAGCGATGCTCATCTATCCGACGAAAGCACTCGCTCAGGACCAATTGAAACGACTCATCGAGTATCTTTACAAGATAAATCGTCACCTTCCCCAGCGAAAACGAATCACCGTTGGAATCTATGATGGTGACACACCGCGAGATACCAGTGAAAGTGGAGCAGAGGGATACCTTCGATCGTCATTCAAGTACTTCGAATGCCCCGGATACAACGAAGATTTAGAGAAGTGCCGCTCCTGCGGTAAGAGCCTCCGTGTCGAACCGGATCAGGGCCGGTTCACGGTGAAGCCGGAAAAGCCCCAATGCGTAGACGATGTCCCGCTTGAATTCATCCACCTAACGAAGCAAGACGTACGCCACGGCGATGTCGATATCGTCCTTACGAACCCGGACACGATTAATCTGAAAGCGATTAATGCCAATGCACCCGATGAGCACGAGACGTTCATCTACGAACCAGACTTTCTGGTATTCGACGAAGTACACACCTACTCTGGTCTATTTGGAAGCTACACCTCGATGCTCGTTAAGCGTCTCCGTGCGCTCAGAGAAGCACGATTTGGTGAAGACGACCTCCAAGTAATTGCTAGTAGTGCGACGGTCGGAAACCACGATGAACTCTTCCGTAAGGTGAGTGGTGTCGATACCATCGAACACGTCGGCGAGAATCCGCGTGATTTGTCATACGATTCTCCCGAGTCCGTCCCAAAGGAACTCACGGATTCACGTATCACCGAAGATGGACTCGTTGAGATGGGACGAGATACGACTGTAACACCGTCGGCATTCGGTGACGAGACATTTGTCGTTGACGGGCACGAGACCTACAGCAATAACGAGTTGGCAGATGCAGTAAGCGACCGCCTCTTCGAGTTCCTGGCCAGAGATCAACCTGGAAACTCTTCAGTCCAAGTAATCCAAGAACTCTACACGAGTCTACGAGAGGAGCCTCGAACCCGAGAAGCGTTGCTCACAGATATTCAAACGAAGTACGGAGTAGACGAGGAACAATCCCAAACGCTACTTCATAATTTCCGCGTTCTGGGTGGATTCTCTGGACTTCTCGAGAACCGAAGCCACCTATTTTCTTGGCCGATGGACGGTTTCTATGGTTGTGCAACTTGTCACGCGGTATATCGCTCACCTAGAGAGACGTGTGTCGAGTGCGGAGGACATTTCACCACTCGGTCGACCTACTGCAACCACTGCGATGAAGAATCACTGATCAGTTGGTACTGTCCCCAATGTGACCAACTCGAGCCATACATGCCGACCGAACACGGGAAAATCGAGCAGGACTCTCGTGAATGTCAGCGCTGCTCTAGCGTCCGAAACGAGCAAGTCAGCATGCTCCGTGTCACGTTTCGCCCGTATCTAGAATGCGAACAATGTGGAAACGTCGAAAAACGAGGGACGATTCGTGACTGTCCGACTTGCAGTTCTCCATCCGTGCGTAGCGATAGTCAGACCGCGTTATGTACGAACCCGAGTTGTGAGCGGGAATTCTCGATAGCCGATCACTGTTCAAACTGTGGCTCGAAGGACCGGAGCCTGAAGACTCGTCAAGAGCAAGTCGACTGCACGACATGCGAGCGGTCTTACGATCACGCTCCTTCGGAAGGTATCGAGTGTGAATGTGGAACCAATCTACAGAATACACACCTTCTCCCGTGGGTCTGTCGCAAAGAGGAGTGCGACCGACTCTACTTTGAATCGGAACTGCCCCAGAAGTGTGAATGCGGTTCCCGGACGTTCGCGCAAGCGGGACTCTATGAAGTACTTCGTCGGAACGAGTGCCAAAATTGCGATACTGAGGCTCTTCCTGGACACAGTTGTAACTGTTCTAATCCAGACCTCACGACGCGAGAAGTCGAACCCAGTAATTACCAGATGTTCGATCCGACCGGGGAGCTTCGGAGTCCAACGGACTTTCGGACAGGAGTCCCGTGTTATCATTCCGGGACATCGTACGCAATTAGCGGGCGCGGACAACGTTACTCCGAACTCATGCGGAGTCCTAACAACCTTGCCGTTACTACTTCACAATATCTCCTCCGTAGCGTTGCAGCGGAGGAGAACTTCGAATCCGCGAAGATACTCTCCTTTGCCGATTCGCACAAGGATATGAACGAACTCGGGCGTGACTTCGAGGACCCCGAGACAGAGACAATCCTCGATCAGCTCATCTACGACGGCGTCGTCTCCAACTACGATAGCGATTCGGACAGTTGGGTCTCGTTGGAAGCGGTCCTTGAAACAGCAAACCAGCGTCTCGATGATTTAGAGGAGACGCTTTCGACGGTACGTGATGTCTCTGGGGGACGTGTATCTCTCCGTGCAGAGCTCAAGGGACGAGCACGTAGACGATGGGACCCCGAAGAAGCTATCCAAGATCGACTTCTCCGACGAACTATCCCGCATACGTATAGTGGTCGGTTTGATGAGCGTGATCCACCACTTGTACGGGATGGTGTTCTCGACGTTCGGTTGGCTGATACTACTGACTTAGACGAGGACGAACGAGCAGTCATTCGTACTTTGGTCGCAGAGGGTAACGGCATCGGAATCGATTCTCTACGAGAAAAGAGCGGGGCCTCGAATACCACCCGCGCAGTCGACGCACTCGCTGAACGCGCTGTATTGGACTATGAGACGGAGGACAACTACGTCTCGTTTGACCCTGCTGTCCTAGAAGTAACGGTTGCAGGCACTGATGACTCGCTCAGATACGACCCACACGACCAGACGACATATTCCACGTTGGAGGCAGCATACGGAGCGATCCAAGACGGTTGTGTCCCATTCGAAACTACCTTCGACGACCAACGCAACGTGGACCATCCCCGGTTCAACTATCGTGCCTATCGAATCGGGTATGTTCCTCCGATGCTACTATTAAGTGAAACGTATCTCGGGACGACACCGAAACAGAAGCGTCGGAACATCGAGTATCTGTTCAAGGAAGGGAAGCAGCCCAACTTCCTGTCGTCTGGACCAACGATGGAAGTCGGAGTCGACATCGGTGCCTTGGACTCACTTCTTCTGTTTGGTACACCGCCGAACATGAATGCCTATCTCCAACGAGTCGGACGCGCTGGCCGACGGTCAAAGGCTGCACTCGTCCACAGTGTTAGTCAACGAAACCCGATTGACTACTACTATTACGAACAACCGGTGGATCTTATCGAGACTTCCCCGAAGGACGTTCCGCTCAATGAGCATAACGAAGAAGTTCTCCGGGTATCCCTCAGTTGGGGTATTCTCGACTTCGTCGCAGCGAACTTTGCTATCAATTGGGATGTTCAACACGAAGGACACCAGACACGGGTAGAAGGCGGAGATAACTTTATGCGAAGTTGGGAAGACGGCCAACAGTATAGCAAGTTTACGCATTTGATGGTCCAAGAAAACGGAACACTCCAACTAGAAACACGGAATCCGAAGCTACAGGTCATTACCACGGTCATTAACGACCACGAAGGCGAAATCAGAAAACATCTCAAGCGTCTCTTAGAGTACGACTTCTGTGTCTCCTGCGGTGCAAAATACGATCCTGACGAGAAAGATCGTTGCACGCAGGACGAGTGTACTGGACGTATAGAATCTGCGTTCGACGAGTATGGACACCTAATCGATGACGCAATTACGAATTTCTCGGAACGGTTCATCGACCACTATCGGAACTATACCGACGACCTACACGATACTCTCGACGAGTTGTCGGTCCGGGAACGCAACCTGAACAAAGACCTGCGTCGGGCCGCCAACGATGACGAGATTGCAGCCATCCGTTCAGAGCTTGAGAGCCTCCGTGATCGACAGCAAGTAATTCAGGACCATCTCGCGGAAGTCCGCAACGATAGCTACGTCGACTTCCTGCGCGGATCGAGGCAAAGCAAGTATGCGTTCAATATGCGGAACATTTCGACTTCGGTCGGGCTTACGCTGATCGGTGAGAACTACGAACGGCGACGACTTGGCGATGCAAACGGGGGACGGGAAATGCGAATGGCGATGAACGAACTCCATCCGGGAGCAGCGTATCTCCACAATGGAGACACCTACGTCGTTTCGAGAGTGGATTATGACGACTACGCCTCGGAAACGCTCGAAGAAACGATTGCGGCGACTGAAGATATTGACTACGACGTGGAGTACGTTTGCCCAGTTTGTCGAGCCAGCTATAACGAGCCAGAAAGCAGTTGTGAGAACTGCGATCGTGATGTTGCACCAAAGCGACGCCGTCTCGCGGTGATGGATTCTGTGGAAGCGTACCGCGAAGACCTCGCCATTTCTACCGACGATGGCTTTAGCGCTCGTGATATCTATTCTGAGGACAACGCAGACGTACAGAGTACGTACGCCGACCGAGAAACGAGCATTCTCTCGTTCGACTCCGAACAGGAATTCATCCTTGAAGACCACGAGGGGAACGAAGTCGGTACGCTTCGGTATGGCACATTGGAAGTTCTCGTACACGCGACAGGGTATCGGGCACGATACACGAATGGAACAGTTGACCCACAAGAGTCGTTGTTCGAACGCTGTGGGGTTGAGAACTGTCCCGGCATGATCGTGCGGGATGAGGACTCCGCAAGATGTACCGTCGACTCGAACCACGAACCGGATGGCTACGAAAATTGCTCCGAGTTCGTCCGCCTCGGTCACCAGTATACCACCGAAGGCTTGGAAGTCTCACTGAATTCCGAAATATCGGAACACACCTTCGCACATGGTCTTCGAGTGAGCCTTCAGTATCTCGGTGGCGTAGACGTTCGAGAAGTCAGCGAAAGTGTCGAAGACGAAGCGGTCTACGTCTTCGACTCGCAGGAAGGTGGGGCCGAAATTTCACGGATCTTGGTCGAAGAAGACGACGGGGAATATCCACAGTTCAACGACGCCATGGAACTTGTCAAAGAACACTTTGACTGCGACTGCGAGAGTGGTTGTCCACTCTGTGTCTACCAGTATGGTTGCGATCAGTGGAATGACCCTCAATCGTTGAATCCCGAAGAAATCCATCGATTACTCACTCCAGAAACAATCAATCTAGTCCGCTAA
- a CDS encoding DUF7845 domain-containing protein, which yields MVGVTHVETAPHECAGNLIFCDHGLSPYWAFGKLLVDRFDGESDEIETEVNGETWAVTTQGHRGGIAPRPQDDIGGDRLYEYRVHAEGRGERKANFHIRPRFPNMRKADDGSRIPSPFDHIAENEGINARFSGSNLEPHEYRVLLPKLVQALAREGAMLVNSDYFRGDVHEMSNITTYERYVRIRRSMSSKVVGAAGILQRLLQLCANERGSKFEYKVDNEEIVGKNHRAVLPKQDAKRLVSGHRYGKQIKHYHPKYVRESNESDPLYHPKIGVLLKKSLTGHAFDWDRRREVRREIDETLINLLYWADVPIRADQTTYVPDDHFEAREAERTVGLEADPTPQMEANQETLLVTTLRDLRDSGFEVLESLVEDGEHQHPQELAENTGWAISTIYRALEHLNGIVQNDGADVSFASRKFQQEIAGIVEQTEHQIENAADRAAKILNLNIRDAASSAWQLWCNKYAARLTDVPDDGKMTLRIDTVLSKLKSAPQPYVDDVLDEGLMAWRKQGRNPRELRKSIVKWYDSSGDLHEGTVAATLQ from the coding sequence GTGGTCGGCGTGACGCACGTCGAGACCGCACCGCACGAGTGTGCGGGTAACCTCATCTTCTGCGACCACGGCCTGAGTCCGTATTGGGCCTTTGGTAAGTTACTGGTGGATCGTTTCGATGGAGAGAGCGACGAAATTGAAACCGAAGTCAACGGCGAGACTTGGGCAGTTACGACCCAGGGTCACAGAGGTGGGATTGCCCCGCGACCGCAAGACGATATCGGTGGAGACCGATTGTACGAATATCGGGTCCATGCAGAAGGACGAGGCGAGCGAAAAGCGAATTTCCACATTCGACCACGGTTTCCGAATATGCGCAAGGCTGATGACGGAAGCCGAATACCATCGCCATTTGACCATATCGCGGAGAACGAAGGTATAAACGCTCGCTTCAGTGGTTCGAACTTGGAGCCACACGAGTACCGGGTGCTTCTTCCGAAACTCGTACAGGCACTCGCACGGGAGGGTGCCATGCTCGTCAACTCCGACTATTTCCGGGGTGACGTTCACGAGATGAGCAATATCACGACCTACGAACGATACGTCCGTATTCGGCGGTCGATGAGTTCGAAAGTCGTCGGGGCTGCCGGGATTCTCCAACGGTTACTCCAGCTGTGCGCGAACGAGCGCGGCAGCAAGTTCGAGTACAAAGTCGACAACGAGGAGATCGTTGGCAAGAACCACCGAGCGGTGCTTCCGAAACAAGACGCGAAACGACTAGTCTCCGGTCACCGCTACGGCAAGCAAATCAAGCACTATCACCCAAAGTACGTCCGAGAGAGTAACGAAAGCGACCCCCTATACCATCCGAAGATAGGGGTGCTGTTGAAGAAGTCGCTGACCGGTCACGCCTTCGATTGGGACCGACGTCGAGAAGTTCGGAGAGAGATCGACGAGACGCTCATCAATCTGCTCTATTGGGCCGACGTGCCGATTCGTGCGGACCAAACGACCTACGTCCCGGACGACCACTTCGAAGCGCGTGAGGCGGAGCGTACGGTCGGTCTCGAAGCAGACCCGACACCACAGATGGAGGCCAACCAGGAGACGCTGTTAGTGACTACCCTTCGTGATTTGCGCGATAGCGGGTTCGAAGTACTCGAGTCCCTCGTCGAAGATGGCGAACATCAGCATCCGCAAGAGTTAGCAGAGAATACGGGATGGGCAATCAGCACAATATACCGGGCGCTGGAACACCTCAATGGAATCGTCCAAAACGATGGGGCGGACGTAAGCTTCGCGAGTCGCAAGTTTCAGCAAGAAATCGCGGGTATCGTCGAGCAGACCGAACACCAAATCGAGAATGCGGCCGACCGAGCAGCCAAGATACTCAACCTAAACATTCGCGACGCGGCATCTAGCGCGTGGCAGTTGTGGTGCAACAAGTACGCGGCCAGACTCACCGACGTTCCCGACGACGGGAAGATGACGTTGCGAATCGACACTGTGCTCTCGAAACTAAAGAGTGCTCCGCAGCCCTACGTTGACGACGTATTGGACGAGGGACTAATGGCGTGGCGTAAACAAGGGCGGAACCCACGCGAACTGCGCAAATCGATTGTCAAGTGGTACGATTCCTCCGGTGATCTGCATGAAGGGACAGTAGCGGCGACCCTCCAGTAG